The segment cgaaaaagtttaGCAGAGTCTTacattgcatatttattaaatattctattagaaaatcaaaacttaaactgaaaaaaatcaaacaaaattgcattttttttttgttgagagtATATCTTTTGTAGCtgttttaaattctttattttttgttctaatataatgcaatttaaaaaatatatattagcttccaaatagTAGTTTTTGTATTACCCGACCCATTTtgtgtgaatttttttcaaaataacttaataattattttatttttcgaatgttggaatgttttttatcaagtattatttcctttaatttgcatctataatgaaatattgatcggaatcgaaattttattttacaaacgtgatttttaaaaaaggctttgaaggtcaatatttttgcaattgaatttttttatgtatgaatcCCATGTTttatggattaaataaaaatattaaatgtgtgTTTCAGCTGGGGGTCTTTCCATGATCTGGATTTTATTACATAGTGTTATGTTGAAGCTTTGATGTAAAAGTCCAcactataaaaatgaattattgttaattttgtaCTATGAAGCACTTCCCATGTCGTTGTCAACGAGAAAGCAAAATCTTAATCTGAAGAAACAAGTTAATCCGGGGAACAGAAAATATGTAAGCAGTGGAGGAAAGAGATTAGCAAGAGAACAATTTTGTAGGCACACGGGCCTCCATATACTGTTAACATAGCCATCGGTTTTTACCcggaaaaatatgttatcacTTATTTCACAGTGCCtggtaatttttcatttaactaTTGTGCCTCAGGACATTCTGTCTTGGATAATTTTGTAcagcagtacacactcgagcaacgcttgcaaattattaaaatttattacaaaagtggtgagtctttgatccaaactttaagagcgttaacaccaatttatggtcaacgcgtaatcgacctgcaaaatcaacaattcaacgtttggtgaaaaaatttgagtccacatacacgctacataatgttcctgtgccagtgagacaaagaaatgcccgaagtgtaaaaaatataaaccgcTTGACCACATCTAACGTGGGGAATTCGTAAAttgggctgaaggaaaattcgaaaatgatcctgattatcaacgtaaaatcatcttcagggatgaggcacatttttggctcaatggcttttttaacaagcaaaatatgtgCTATTGGGCCGAAAAAacccacacgtgattcatgaggcgccattacatcaccaaaaaattactgtttggtgtggattgcatgttggcggtgtcattgggccttactttttcgtcgacgatgacaatcgccacgttactgtgaatggaaattgtTACTGCGCCttgataaccgatttttttttcttttggctcgaattggaagatatgtggtttcaacaagacgtttccacttcacacacagcaaatgttacaatcaaTTTActaagagtaagtttggtgagtcttatctccagaaatggaccagtcaattggccgcctcgctcGAGCAATTTAACGCCTCTacactattttctttggggtcacaTGAAAGATCTGGTCTATACCAATAATccgtcgacgttagaagagctcagaacaaatattcaacgcgaaattgctgcagtttcagccaatttatgcggaaaagtagtcgaaaattgggttcaacgattggactttgtaaaacgtgcacgtggtggtcattcaaacgacatcgaatttcattcatatattaacttgaatgtattttaatagcaaataaagaaatcgtcgatatctcaaaccgtttccttttttatttttttaaatgtgagcgctgttaatgaaaaaccttTTATAAACACTTAAAGCCAATATAgtctactaaatatatataaactggaactaaacaaataatataaatgaatgtaaatttgtattgcCAAAATTCTATATTAATTCTCTTGTCTAATATTTTAACCAAGTTTTTTTACATCCCCTTCTTGGTATTACGCTTAGAGAGTTGACCCAAATTTGAATGCACCCCCAAAACTttcttgtaattatttaatatatgttgacGACCCTTGCataataatttgagaaaaattgtagTATACcaggtttgaaatttttgaggtcaaatatttgacaaaattaccTCAAGGTCAAAGAGGTATTTTATTgggtaaaaatattcatagagaatataaatgtttaaataactatttagtCACGTTTAAAGTAGATCAATATCATTAAAACCACAAGAGAAATAGCTATTTAAAAACATGGCCTCGAGGCTGGAACTTTAGGAGCCTTTTTGagtttctattcaatattaagctatatggaaaatttcaaataatcagAGATGGTGCCGTaaaaaatgtccattttttgaTCGATGTGGCGTGGAATTAACTGAATGAGCtgttatacaaatttatacctaattttttttctttgagtttcaggaactttattttgtgttattttatcCGTTAATACTTTTTAGGAACTATATTAAATCGAAAAACCAACATTCAATTAGTTAAATTTGATGAAACATATACAGTTGGAAGGCTAcgtttaagaaattaaaaaatataattaatatttgtaactgaACAGTTATTAACCAAAAACTATAATAGACCGATTTGATCTGGTGtccattaattttgcattaaaatattttacctcAAGACATTTTACCGTAAacaattttgccttaaagctaTTTTGCGTCTAGAATACTTagccattttatatttatgagctTCAATCGacgttattgtatatttttggtagAAGCTAATattcctttataattttttaatcacatATGTCAggtttatttgtaaaaatacgaATTGAATAGttgttttatgttgaaaaaattatggaataatactcttgcctcatattatgttTGTTCCTCAATTAAtcagtattttccaatatgaataatccatctcATCCTTAATGGTAGTTATTGATAACAGAGAATTGATTAACACTTCTTCTATTCAAATAGCTGTcgcattttttgtttttttgttattatacatattttattaactattttgtctCTCATTCAAATTCACTACATAGTGAAATTTggatacattaaaattttgcggcataattccatcatttatCGAACAGAAAGCAACTATTTAATgctgtttatattatttaatcattaattgattaaaatagaataaaaaggtAGAACGTAAGAAGGAAAAAAGCGTATTATTTTGGTGAGAAACACTAAAAcatttaacactagaacgaagGATTCAAACGATTCCCCTTAAAATAgggtggatatcaaaaatgatacccattaactttttaataattgaatatgtaataatattatgtttggcAAATGATGATGACCTAGaacttccttcaaaatgttttcttacATAAAACAGGCTGAACTCTTTAATTTCCTAACCGTTTATCCCAAATTTTGTTATCCTTGCCAAAATACATTTGACTCTCCTAAAAATTTggttgatttatgtttttaagGCAGGAATTTAGTCACTTGATTGGATACCggcattttttgaaatgatgaaTACTTACAacaattagttgtaaataaatgcatatagcatttagaaaaattaataatgctattcaacaaaattacgTACCAACAGGCTagtcaaaaaacttttatggGGCCTCAAGTCCtctccccctcaaaaaaaaaaaaaaaaaaaagaggctagTGACGCCACTGGTGGATACAAACTTGTCCTATATATTACACACACGTTTAAAACCAGTTCAAACCTCTATGTCTTAAAACGTTTTGAACAAGttaaaaatatctatgaattgtttttaaacTGTAGTGACGCTATGGCCACAGTGCCACCATACGTTTTAGACTTTTAGTATTTTGTGCTACTGTTATTACTCTAAGCTTATGAAGCACAAAAATCAAATGAACCTGTTGTGCAAATAAAACTCAatttataacttcaaaaaattcaaccGAAAGCGAACAAACTGTAAAGACTGAACTGCTCTTTGCTGCATATTTTACAGAACACATTATTACATTTGCCAGTATTGATCATCTTCGATCACTTTGAGAAGAAGTATTGACGGATAGTATAATAACTCACTATACGAGTCTGCTCTGAAAAGTTAGCAACCTAACAAATATaatagacattttttctgacttttttatttcctttttcaaaatagtcTCCTTGTAATTCTACAGTCTTCTCCCAGCAATGATCCCTTCTCTGCAACCGTCCAAATAGAACTCAGCGTTTTTCTATAGAAAGTAATTGTTCACAAAGCCtcttcatttgacaaaaaaaaatttctagtgCACTGTTTagactgaaaaaaacaaaaacatgaacATCAACTCACTTTAACGCCTACATAATATCCGTACGTCCAAAATGGGTGAAACTTTggtgtcaacagatgctaaatagaGGTGACAAGCTTTAATTTACGAGTGCTGCAATCTTCAGGCTGTGATCGGAAAGTCTTCAAATAACATGTGTATTAATATTCTTGTAGCATTgggtatttgttttttttaaatcattcaatgTCTGGATGAAAAGTTCACTGTCAACTCTGGGTCAAAGGAgcatatataattcaaaaaacgaGAGACGAGggtgataataaaaaaatgcccactaacagtaataattataaaaaggaagaaaataagaGTTGAGAATATATGAGTAAGCCTAAAAAGACcctaaatattgatttttatcatattattatatttaaaaaagaaatacaaaaatatcacaatatttattatttactaactgGATCCCGATATTTACGATATTTGTTTTTCGGAAAATGAAAAACCCTAGAAGATATGAATTATTTGTaactgtaaaaattatattttatcctgtCTTTGTAACCTGGTAGTCTGGTACACAATATTTCAAGTAAATAGGTCACTTAATATCAGATAGTCATAtttatttcgataaaaaaaaggaaaatgtttgTTTAAGACAGACGAagcattcaaataaattgtttttggttttttttgtttttgccccTTAATTTACAAATGTTCTGAATACTCAAGAActtcaataaaatcattttttatataatcatagtatttgaatttcgtatataataaattttaaacatttttttaagatgtaTTCTAGcttcttctaaaaaaaactgttattttccTTATTGCTATTGACAGCTACAATTGTAGAAACTAAAAAACTTTGAACTCATAATACTAATTTGTCTACGGAGAATCAGTGCTCtattacatttctattaatttttgtaaaaaatattgaatatctaCACAATGttagtaacatttaaaaaaattaatataattattttatttaaatgaaccaTTAAATcagtctatattttattttataatttgtaaaatgaaaaagtCTTAAAAACACTGCTatgatatacatttataaattaattatcttttttctattttaaaaaagtatgaaaaaaagatgacccacaaaaaatggaagaaagGAGGGCATCGAAaacaagaacaacaaaaaaccaGGAATGAAAAGAGTAAAGAGTATATAAGCAACGTTCGAACTATTACTGACCATCATTTGAATTAGAGAAGTCTAATCAATCTATTCAAATAAGGATGAAGTCTTTCCaaggaattatatatttaacatttatggGAGCTTGTTTTGCTGATAAGCTCTCAGCATATGGAGGATTTTCCTCTGAACCATTGAATCAATATTCATCCGGTGGCCTTGTGGGAGCTGGCTCATCTTTCCTTCCCTTAGCCACAAGTCCCGTCATTGTTGATCCTATTACTGCCCTTGAAGCGGCACTTCCTGGAATCCCCGGAGAAGACTACCCCATCTTAGCTGAAGTACCCGAGACTTCTTTCTCTTGTGAAGGGCAAGTTGAAGGAGGTAAAGTagaggaaatattaaaaaataaaaatacaggaCATAAAAATAATACGATTTTCAGGATACTATGCCGACCCTGACACCGAATGTCAAGCATTCCACGTCTGTGCTGCTGATGGAGAAGGTGGATTAGCCAAATACTCTTTCCTTTGCGGAAATGGTACCATTTTTAACCAAAAAGCTTTTATCTGTGATTGGTGGTTCAACTTTGACTGCTCTCAAGCTATTGCTTTGTACtccaaaaataaggaaattgcTGCTGAAAGATCTACTGCTTCTGGTGGTGCCGCTGGTGGATTAATAGGATCAGGCTCAGCTCCTAACAGTTATGGTGCTCCAGCTCCATCAGGCACTGGATACCCTGCTCCAGGACCAGCACCTGGACCAGCTCCATCTGCTTATGGTTCCCCTGTTCTTGCTCCAAGACCAGCACCTGGGCCCGCTCCATCTGCTTATGGATCCCCTGCTCCAAGACCAGCACCTGAACCCGCTCCATCAGCTTATGGTTCCCCTGCTGCTGCTCCAAGACCAGCTCCGGCCCCATCTGCTTATGGATCTCCTGCTCCAATTCCTTCTCCCATCCCTGTTCCTCCACAACCTTTTTACCTTTCTTAAAAAGTTGATCTattaaagtaatgtttttttattcaatataaaaatatgtatatttataaatttgcaatCTTTTGAAAAGattcaataaatgaaaaagttataaacttaaaattttataaatgtgtatttatcaatgttcaatctgactaaaaaaaatacgtgtatatgattaaacattataatttctttataattagtaaaaatactCTTGCATTACAACCCTTTTGAAAATACTGTATGATTCAATGTATTGATTTGTACTTCTATGTAATACAAACTTCATATTATTGAGAccgataataaaatttgatcgAGTCATtcctgtaattttatttttccttcattcgatcatttttccgttcaattgttcatttttgaatttatatttatttaaataatatttatctagtataaaaagtccaacctgaaaaaatactcattaatatataaaatcatttttgtcacgtaatacataaaaatgagcctcaTTCATAAAAACAAGCCATCCCATCGATCCAAAAACGatactctatatttttattaaatggtgtccaatttcttcaaattgcttttgtatttaaaacaaaaactcaaaatagAGGCATCACTTTTATTAAAGGcaacctccaatttattttcaagagcATCCCTCCTTTAAAAAGTAGCTGAACcgacatattttttctgagttaACCTAACCTTATTTACTGGAAAGGTTGACCCGTGGTATAAACAATATAGGCAAATGCTAAGTGTGCCGTTCATTCAGGGGTGCCATAATGGGCgcggggggaaaaaaaatattgacccCGAACCTAACTCAATTTTGGGGCCGGGCTTTATTTAACCAACATTATAGTTGGGCCGAGTTGTCCTCATAAGACTGAGATCTGGTTGGTCGCTAATTATCAGGCCCAGCaggtcattatttattttctggcTGATTTGTTTTTGGAGAGGCCTCTGATTTGTATTTAATTCCTTGCCGTGtgagaaaataaaactattccCGAATCACTTCTTCATATTTTCGGCTATAGCCCCACCTGAATGCACTGCTTCAACTAGTTAATAACTGCATttcttagtatgaaaataataagtgcatATCAACGGTATACACTTACCAATGAATTCTTTtgactatacatatattcgtgcagttgtaatatttttattttgcaacacttgtctaaatttttttccttgtacatagttcaattttatattttgcattggcttgggatgttacattttttaattgttcattatattattagaggtatttatattttcttagtatATGCTAAATGTTAAAGGCAATTAATAAATTCAGCTTGGTGtaacattataatattgaatataaatattattggctaatattttgtatagagGCTCAAATTGATTCAGATTGGCCCTGTTCGATTGCATGGTTGATCACAATaccatataaatgaaatttgaatacaataagCAATAGTAAGGAGTGGCGTCAAACGTCATCCATTCGCCTTTTTTTCAACTGGTATTGCCTGAGGCCTACAAATGAGTAACTAAATTTAGCTAACTCAaagataaagctataaaatcgaCTAGAATTACGCACGCAAAGACTTGCAACTGcaaattatagtttaagacAAATGACAGAAGTATAGAATTGTTTTGATGATCCCCATAGACATCCTGggttttcattacttaaatgtgGGTAATCAAATTCATGTCATTtacagggtggacaaggtacttccggaataactttaacgcctaattatgagacttgtatgcgagatagaaagattattatttatacatttgaaggccaaattaaatgtaaaatgattattcataatgaaagccTTTGTTTTCGATCTATACACGGCGTCTGAATGCGAGGTATGCCTTTGctacctcgtgcagatccaATTCCTTCATTGTATTGACGATGGGCGCCTTCAAGGCTTCAACTGAGGCATGATTATTCTTGCAGGCATTGCTCTCCTCCCTGCCGACAGGTAAAAACCATAAGCATTGAGATCCGGGCTGTTGGCTGGCCAATAAAGCGGAGGTCAAAAATAAGGCACATTTTGTCCTAAGAACTCTTGGACAATCTTGCCCTTATGAGCAGGTGCTGAGTGTTGCTAGAATGTATATGGCTTCTCATCAGTGTCTTCATTCATTCATGGGATGGCAATGTCCTTGAGAACGTCCTTGTAGACCTCCTTGGTCACCTACTGGTCCTTTTGGAAGAAGTGGGGGTCATAACTTGTCCCTCCGTGATGATGACTGGCAGGACCATAACCAAAGCcggattctttgttttcatgactGGTTGGACCTCATCAGGGTCCAGAACGTTCCATCTATCGTTCTTACGTTTATGCTTGGCGTCAATGGTGAAGATTTTTTCGTCCGAAAAAAACCCGCAAGTAACCATATTTGGTTAATAAGAATCTTGTCTTTGCTCATTCTGTCTGCCTTATTCTGGCCTGTGAGCAGATGCTTTGAGGCTCTGAACCTAGACAAGAAACGCAGGTCAATCCTGATGACATTTTTGATGGTCCATTTGCTCACGTAGCAGTCCTAGGCCAGCCTAGCCATTGATATGTCTAGATGAGGGTCAATTGATCGTTTCAAGCTAGCTATGAGCCTTTTTGTCTGGATTTCAATACATTTCAActaatttatatagtatttaccTTATAATTGCTTTTATTAAGTTAGGagtttaaatgcaattatttattttagaatatgatGGATTTAAAATGATGAGGATTTCAACGgttctttgaaatatttgattagaaatcgATAAGATCCAAGATCATTCTTGCATTTGGGAATTTCGATACTACGATAACTCTTCCCCAATTATTTTTGagacatcatatatatattccagTTGATGTTTGTTCAACTGCTAAAAAAGTATCATTCGTGAGACTTAATGATTTGTATCTGAGTTTAACCCATTCATCAGGTCAAcatgataaatcttttaaaaagtgaagCTGAGAGAAGTCCATGGTAATTGGTTGTTTCATTCATTTCTCTTGGTAACTTCCAATTTGTGAGGATCGTATATTTACCATATCATCCACCACGTCCAAAATACTTTCAATAAGTCCGCCGTGACAAGccaatcttttttaacatttctttcTCCATAAAGTATAAGTGCAGTTATGCTAGGTGGTGGTGGGGACTGGCATTGTTGACTAATGAAACAAACTAAGGGCTTCTTTGCGGAGCTCTCTGTATAATGCCGTTGAAAaacttttccatatttttgatatCGAAGAAATAATATCGGTCATTTCAAATAcatgaattttattcataatattttctttttcttttaagatcCGGGTCGAAGAAAGGGATGCTTTGCTCCTCACTATTTTGGCTGTCTTGGAAAAATAGGAGGGCATGTTTGGAAACTGTTATGGTGTAGCATCCTTGTTTAATATTCTTATAGAGATATCCTTACGCCGCCAATAGTTGTTCGTATCTCcagattgaattttataatctgaaaaaaaaatgcgaATCACATATAGCAGTATACTTTGAAGGCTCCTAATGGCTAATTGTTAAAAAGAGAGAGCTTTGATCCAAAGACTCCGTCATGCCTTATCCtttggaaaaatatggaaactTCTTTTGGCGGGAGGAGGATCCTTCTTCTCAGACTTAGACAGCCTATAGCCACTAAGGCACCGAGGCTCGAGACACAAAGTTTTCCTATTACTTGAATGAACTTATACTCAAACAGTGTAGTCAAATTTCCTCCGTGAAGTGAAAATGAATCGTAATTGGTAGACTTGtttgaatttatctttcaattAAAGAGAAATacgatcttttatttttataatgtgtgggatttagtttaaaatttgtctctccttttactcaaatgtttttgtatgttatgtttaaattttaaaataccaacTTATACATAGTATTCATGCTCTGAGAACCCTATGTAAacatattctaatttattatattcagatATGTGGCATTCATTGTAGTCTCTGGAAGAGAGCGTATGACTTGACATTGACAAAtacaatttatctattttattacaaataaatagatGTAACTTTTATCATTATGCAAATATTCTAGAACAACTTTTATACATTAGTAGGATTAAATAAGAGCCTTTAGCCTCCTCGTGGAATTTGTTTTACAAGTGTACTTTGTTTCTTTGttgtttcattcatttataaattgagTGTTTCACTTTTTCATACTATTAAGTAAATCTGAACTACAGAACTGTTCATTGATCATTGATATTATGCacttaaataattcatttcgaAATTTAGTTGTTAGTTTGTTTAGAAAAGGCTGCAAGAATGGTAAGGCTATTAGTTAAAAGTAATAGAGGTGGCTTGAAATTGATAGATGATAGTAATTAAGTCTAtagaatagataaaaaatatcattaagatACTGGAAGTGTGAAAGTACTGGATGTAAAGTAAGAGTTATCACTGTTCTTGAAAATGATGATATATCAGTCTCTAAAGTTATTAGAGAACATAACCATCCTTCGAATCCCTCAAACCCTGAAGTCTTAGAGGCAAAGTCAAACATAAAGTATCTTTCTGAAAATAGTTTGGCTTCCTCAAGAACTATTATTGCTGGAGCATCGTCCTCCTTAGATGAACATGCCATGGCTTCGCCATCAAATTCACACCATTTGTCACGAAATATTAGAagattttgccaaaaaataaattcatttataccAATTCCTCCAGGAGAAACTGGATATACTATTCCTGAAGACTTTCAGTTtttagaaaattgcaaaaactttttattgtcGGATAGCAGAATAAATGATCCTGATAGAATTCTAACGTTTGGAACTCAAAATGGACTCGTGGATCTTCGGAATGTAAAAGATTAGGCACGTTGAAGTGTAGTCCGGAAATGTACTACCAATTATTCCTCGCCTTTTCATTCTAATACCTGGAAATCTCAGGAAATACACTTGAGACTTTTATATGCCTTGAAGAATTTGTACCCTACCTTGAATCCTGATACTAGACTTCAAGAAGgctattattgataattttagtaaaatttttgttacaatAAACATAAAGGGTTGCTTATGTCATATGGCGAAAAATATTTATCGACATGTAGTCTATCTTGACCTCTGAAAAGATATCTTACAGACAcagaatttaataacaaaataaaatgtttaagaaCCTTAGCATTTTTACTACAGTATGACCCCAAGAAATCGTCTGGTATTTTAAACTTCACTACATTGGAGGGGAACGGGCCATGGTGATAGACGATGATGGAACATGTGAGGAAGGTCCCAAAGAGGATTGATCAGGGCCAATAACAGTGTGGAGGAATTCCATAATAGGCTTCAAAGTTCAATTACTAATATACATCCAAACTTATGGAAattgtttgaatatttgaaaaaggaaggAACCTTGGCCAAGGAAAAGAAGTGTAACATGGACATAGGTGATGGCATATGACCCCCCAAAAAATACATGGATTTGaattatagaattataaatcaaatattagacTACAACCCAACCGAAAAATTACGTTATTTACCAACCATTGCGTAGAACTTTCACACATTTTGAATtacatcaatcatttttttagtattaataaatttaaggtagtgtttatcatttaaataaaatattgtaaatgtaataatatgtattttataattattatttcaatacaaaaaaatgatttaaaagatttaattatttacacatCATAggatattatgaattatatcaTACGATAGctaaaagatttttcaaaatatttattaaagacacagttcctttaaaacatttatatatcttGCACATTATGAAAGTACttagtcttaatttttaacttctctttttttcattaattctcATTTATTATCTGGAGAGCTTGAGAAGATATTCATATATCCAAATATCTTATActaaaatctgtgatctaataaaatatgatacttcaataaaacaacactatTTTCTTAAGCATCAagaaaattgaatc is part of the Lepeophtheirus salmonis chromosome 14, UVic_Lsal_1.4, whole genome shotgun sequence genome and harbors:
- the LOC121128981 gene encoding uncharacterized protein yields the protein MKSFQGIIYLTFMGACFADKLSAYGGFSSEPLNQYSSGGLVGAGSSFLPLATSPVIVDPITALEAALPGIPGEDYPILAEVPETSFSCEGQVEGGYYADPDTECQAFHVCAADGEGGLAKYSFLCGNGTIFNQKAFICDWWFNFDCSQAIALYSKNKEIAAERSTASGGAAGGLIGSGSAPNSYGAPAPSGTGYPAPGPAPGPAPSAYGSPVLAPRPAPGPAPSAYGSPAPRPAPEPAPSAYGSPAAAPRPAPAPSAYGSPAPIPSPIPVPPQPFYLS